The Bacteroidota bacterium genome has a segment encoding these proteins:
- a CDS encoding Dam family site-specific DNA-(adenine-N6)-methyltransferase, translating into MLQQQVIEEEKAKPFLRWAGGKRRLLKEIENYIPEKFNDYHEPFLGGGSVFFHLSPTNKCYLSDLNKDLINTYIQIRDNVDKVITGLEEYKNTKRFYYEVRKNNETGKIKQAVRFIYLNRTSFNGIYRVNRDGKYNVPYGYRKKINVVDKETLLIASERLQGVILKHQDFGKSLAKVKEGDLVFLDPPYTVAHENNGFIAYNQKIFSWQDQVRLKEVVTILERRGVYFIVTNAYHQCIKDLYNNIGGSDRLERFSVVGKLIPIGESRKAKVISAVCYCDGKNIKIFIGETIGKISDKGRGSKGFQFDPIFIPTGSSITYAEMDLKEKMSFSQATKSYGALIAFLKTL; encoded by the coding sequence ATGTTACAACAGCAAGTTATTGAAGAGGAAAAGGCAAAACCATTTCTCAGATGGGCTGGAGGCAAAAGAAGATTACTTAAAGAAATTGAAAACTATATTCCGGAAAAATTCAATGACTACCATGAGCCCTTTTTAGGAGGTGGATCGGTATTTTTTCATTTATCTCCTACAAACAAATGTTACTTATCAGATTTAAATAAGGATTTGATCAATACCTATATTCAAATTAGAGACAATGTAGATAAAGTAATCACTGGATTGGAGGAATATAAGAATACAAAGAGATTTTATTATGAGGTAAGGAAAAACAATGAGACAGGAAAAATAAAACAAGCAGTACGATTTATTTACTTAAACAGAACTTCCTTTAATGGTATATATAGAGTGAACCGTGATGGAAAATACAACGTACCTTATGGATATAGAAAAAAAATTAATGTTGTTGATAAGGAAACTTTATTGATTGCCAGCGAACGATTACAAGGTGTTATATTAAAACATCAAGATTTTGGAAAATCATTAGCAAAAGTAAAAGAAGGAGATTTGGTTTTTCTCGATCCGCCATACACAGTTGCCCATGAGAACAATGGTTTTATTGCATATAATCAAAAAATATTTTCCTGGCAGGATCAAGTTAGGCTTAAAGAAGTAGTCACTATACTTGAAAGAAGAGGCGTGTATTTTATTGTTACTAATGCCTATCATCAATGTATAAAAGATTTATATAATAATATAGGAGGTTCTGATCGTCTTGAAAGATTCAGTGTTGTTGGTAAGTTAATACCTATTGGTGAATCAAGAAAGGCAAAAGTTATTTCAGCAGTTTGCTACTGTGATGGAAAAAATATTAAGATTTTCATTGGAGAAACAATAGGTAAGATCTCAGATAAAGGAAGAGGCTCAAAAGGGTTTCAGTTTGATCCTATATTTATACCAACTGGTAGTTCAATAACATATGCTGAAATGGATCTTAAAGAAAAGATGTCATTTTCACAAGCAACAAAATCTTATGGAGCATTAATTGCTTTTTTAAAAACTTTATGA
- a CDS encoding site-specific DNA-methyltransferase — protein MLKEKNKKKYKNKVKPSFVKESDDERYFLHPPKHLSQNRQETFLSIKQASEWATDYLKKEVTTSNISYLIQYGRVKKMGDNGSTLVEKNELLKYYESLNGSRELNWKEKLGNDLNWTLSFDQYKESETTKHVHRLHPYKGKFIPQLVEYFLDSKKDKFKKEIYFKEEDIVLDPFCGSGTTLVQASELGMHAIGIDVSAFNAMISNVKVGRYDFVLIQKEIDKISEELKKFIAKSKIDEFENALLEELNKFNNKYFPVPEYKYNLQRGKIDENKYGTEKEKMFFPVFEKLVKKYKIKLKQKQSKTFLDKWYFENVRQEIDFVYKKVRKIKDKDVRNVISVILSRTIRSCRATTHADLATLLEPVNGTYYCSKHGKVCKPLFSIFKWWDSYSKDTVTRFKEYKEKRKNNCQRCLTGDSRSIDIFKELKEQDPYFSRFAKKKKIKGIFSSPPYVGVIDYHEQHAYAYDLFRFERKDNLEIGPLSKGQGREAKESYAKGIAEVLNNCKKFFVEDYNVFLVANDKYNMYPTIAENAGMKIVNQFKRPVLNRTEKDKGAYSEIIFHLKEK, from the coding sequence ATGCTCAAGGAAAAGAATAAAAAAAAGTATAAAAACAAAGTAAAACCAAGCTTTGTTAAAGAATCTGATGATGAACGCTATTTTTTACATCCGCCTAAACATCTAAGCCAAAACAGGCAAGAGACTTTCCTATCAATCAAGCAAGCGAGCGAATGGGCAACTGATTACTTGAAAAAAGAAGTTACCACATCAAATATTTCTTATCTCATACAATACGGCAGAGTAAAAAAAATGGGCGATAATGGCTCTACGCTCGTTGAAAAAAATGAATTGCTTAAATATTATGAATCGTTAAATGGTAGCAGAGAATTAAATTGGAAAGAAAAATTAGGCAATGATTTAAATTGGACACTTTCATTTGATCAATACAAAGAATCAGAAACCACCAAGCATGTTCACCGCCTTCATCCATACAAAGGAAAATTTATTCCTCAGTTGGTAGAATATTTTTTAGACAGCAAAAAGGATAAATTCAAAAAAGAAATTTATTTCAAAGAAGAAGATATTGTACTTGACCCTTTTTGTGGGAGCGGTACAACATTGGTGCAAGCAAGTGAATTGGGAATGCACGCCATCGGAATAGATGTTTCTGCTTTCAATGCGATGATTAGTAATGTTAAGGTAGGCAGATATGATTTTGTTCTCATTCAAAAAGAAATCGATAAGATTTCAGAAGAATTAAAAAAGTTCATAGCAAAATCAAAGATTGACGAATTTGAAAATGCCTTGCTGGAAGAATTAAATAAGTTCAACAATAAATATTTCCCCGTTCCCGAATACAAATACAACCTCCAGCGCGGAAAAATAGATGAAAACAAATACGGAACAGAAAAAGAAAAAATGTTTTTCCCAGTATTTGAAAAACTAGTTAAGAAATACAAGATTAAACTAAAGCAAAAACAATCCAAAACATTTTTAGATAAATGGTATTTTGAAAATGTTCGGCAAGAAATTGATTTCGTTTACAAGAAGGTTCGCAAAATAAAAGATAAAGATGTTCGGAATGTTATAAGTGTTATTCTTAGCCGGACAATCCGCTCATGCCGTGCAACTACACATGCAGATTTGGCCACTTTGCTTGAGCCAGTTAACGGAACTTACTATTGTTCCAAGCACGGAAAAGTTTGTAAACCTCTTTTTTCAATTTTCAAATGGTGGGATTCATACAGCAAGGACACAGTTACCCGCTTCAAAGAATATAAAGAGAAAAGAAAAAATAATTGTCAGCGATGTTTAACAGGAGATTCACGAAGCATAGACATCTTTAAAGAACTAAAAGAACAAGACCCTTATTTCTCCCGCTTTGCAAAAAAGAAAAAAATAAAAGGCATCTTCTCTTCTCCGCCTTATGTTGGCGTCATTGATTATCATGAACAGCACGCCTATGCGTATGATTTATTTCGCTTTGAAAGAAAAGATAATCTTGAAATTGGTCCGCTGTCTAAAGGGCAGGGGCGCGAGGCAAAAGAATCTTACGCAAAAGGAATTGCAGAGGTATTGAATAACTGCAAAAAATTCTTTGTTGAAGATTACAATGTGTTTCTTGTAGCCAATGATAAATACAATATGTATCCTACCATTGCTGAAAATGCCGGAATGAAAATCGTAAATCAATTCAAGCGCCCTGTATTAAACCGCACAGAGAAAGATAAAGGCGCTTATTCGGAAATAATTTTTCATTTGAAAGAAAAATAA
- a CDS encoding carboxypeptidase regulatory-like domain-containing protein has translation MKDHLEDKLNMGLTTQQVMNDNSSLWGGIAAMVIAVSRLGTNIAAIQSVRLIQEQDLRGVRIDKKEKKEDAIDAGLIVIGGLKAFARANNDNTLLKRIDYTRHELEKARDTVVADRLKIVRDEATAIIGSLGDYNVTGTEVNALSAAIAAYALMIPKPRVALNIRKNATEAITRLFREMDEPLKIIDGIMETLKKSQPEFFETHKNARIIVDSGSGGSGVRGVVRDKITGAPLEGVLISINAPVHRARINARSATRTMTTTTNANGIYEMRRLHAGHYTLKMQKDAYTDLHVLSTIEEGKIAEAHGEMERNS, from the coding sequence ATGAAAGACCATTTGGAAGACAAGCTGAACATGGGACTGACCACGCAGCAAGTGATGAACGACAACAGCAGTTTGTGGGGCGGTATTGCCGCCATGGTGATTGCTGTGAGCAGACTGGGAACCAACATTGCAGCGATACAGAGCGTGCGGTTGATTCAAGAACAGGATCTGCGCGGTGTGCGTATTGACAAGAAAGAGAAGAAAGAGGATGCGATTGATGCGGGATTGATTGTAATCGGGGGATTGAAAGCGTTTGCGAGGGCGAACAATGACAACACCCTGCTGAAGCGAATTGATTACACCCGACATGAACTAGAAAAGGCGAGGGATACGGTTGTGGCTGACCGGTTGAAGATTGTGAGGGATGAAGCCACTGCCATTATTGGTTCATTGGGAGATTACAATGTGACGGGCACGGAGGTGAACGCGCTGAGCGCAGCGATTGCGGCTTACGCGCTGATGATACCGAAACCGAGAGTGGCGCTGAACATCCGCAAGAATGCTACTGAGGCGATTACGAGGTTGTTCCGAGAAATGGATGAGCCGCTAAAAATCATAGATGGCATTATGGAAACGCTGAAGAAGAGCCAGCCGGAATTTTTTGAGACGCACAAGAATGCAAGAATCATTGTGGACAGCGGAAGCGGTGGAAGCGGTGTGAGGGGTGTTGTGAGAGATAAAATTACGGGCGCACCGCTTGAAGGTGTGCTGATAAGCATTAACGCTCCCGTTCACCGTGCAAGAATAAATGCACGAAGCGCAACACGCACGATGACGACCACTACAAATGCAAATGGAATTTATGAAATGCGAAGATTGCATGCGGGTCATTATACGCTGAAGATGCAGAAGGATGCTTACACGGACCTGCATGTGCTGTCAACGATTGAGGAGGGGAAGATTGCGGAGGCGCATGGGGAGATGGAGAGGAACAGCTAA
- a CDS encoding TdeIII family type II restriction endonuclease translates to MSISKSEIQSIEEVLKNCLRNKFKNYNPEPASMPFHTRLLGTDRLALFSFIHSLNTNFGTSVFEPVAVEIAKKNFLTVQIHNKVGNQISESAHKVIQEIMDGLSTADVSPNKHKEIEAIRKVCQKGKMKKVKPTVVDVWVESKSKELFLFDIKTAKPNAGGFKEFKRTLLEWVAVVLAGNPKAKINTLIAIPYNPYEPKPYSRWTMRGMLDLDNELKVGDEFWDFLGGKGTYPELLDCFERVGVELRPEIDKYFSRFK, encoded by the coding sequence ATGTCTATATCCAAATCCGAAATACAATCCATAGAAGAAGTTCTGAAAAATTGCTTGCGCAATAAATTCAAGAACTACAATCCTGAGCCAGCATCAATGCCTTTTCACACGCGTTTGCTTGGCACAGATAGACTGGCATTATTTTCATTTATTCATTCCCTCAATACTAATTTTGGAACAAGTGTATTCGAACCCGTTGCCGTAGAAATAGCAAAAAAGAATTTCTTGACGGTGCAAATCCATAACAAAGTTGGAAACCAAATAAGCGAAAGCGCACATAAAGTGATTCAGGAAATAATGGATGGCTTATCTACTGCCGATGTTTCTCCGAATAAACATAAAGAGATTGAAGCCATCAGAAAAGTTTGCCAGAAAGGAAAGATGAAAAAAGTAAAACCTACTGTGGTGGATGTTTGGGTAGAAAGCAAATCAAAAGAATTATTTCTTTTCGATATTAAAACTGCAAAACCGAATGCAGGTGGATTCAAAGAATTTAAAAGAACATTATTGGAATGGGTTGCAGTTGTTCTTGCAGGAAATCCAAAAGCAAAAATCAATACGCTGATTGCGATTCCGTACAATCCGTATGAACCAAAACCGTATTCCCGCTGGACCATGCGCGGAATGTTGGATTTAGATAATGAACTTAAAGTAGGAGATGAATTTTGGGATTTCCTCGGAGGCAAAGGAACTTACCCGGAATTGCTTGATTGTTTTGAACGCGTTGGAGTAGAACTCAGACCTGAGATTGATAAGTATTTTTCAAGGTTTAAGTAA